A window of Chitinophaga sp. MM2321 contains these coding sequences:
- a CDS encoding YceI family protein, translated as MTTWKIDPSHSDVQFKVKHLMITTVTGQFGTFDATMQTTDSDFSSANISFEADINSVTTQNAQRDQHLLASDFFEAEKYPKLKFVSKEVKKVDDENYKLIGDLTIRDNTRPVELKVEFGGEVVDPYGQTKAGFELSGKINRKDFGLTFNATTETGGIMLSDEVKLLANVQMVKQ; from the coding sequence ATGACAACCTGGAAAATTGACCCTTCACATAGTGATGTACAATTTAAAGTAAAGCACCTGATGATCACGACCGTTACCGGTCAGTTCGGAACATTTGATGCTACCATGCAAACAACTGATAGTGATTTCAGCTCTGCAAATATTTCTTTTGAAGCAGATATCAATAGCGTTACTACACAGAACGCACAGCGTGATCAGCATTTGCTGGCAAGCGATTTTTTCGAAGCAGAAAAATATCCAAAGCTGAAATTTGTATCTAAAGAAGTGAAGAAAGTAGACGACGAAAATTATAAACTGATCGGTGATTTAACCATCCGTGATAATACACGCCCGGTTGAACTGAAAGTGGAATTTGGCGGTGAAGTAGTGGACCCATACGGTCAAACCAAAGCTGGTTTTGAACTGAGTGGTAAAATTAACCGCAAGGACTTTGGACTTACTTTTAATGCTACTACAGAAACAGGTGGTATTATGCTGAGTGATGAAGTGAAATTGTTAGCGAACGTGCAAATGGTAAAGCAATAA
- a CDS encoding pirin family protein gives MKTTKHVSQILIAPAPHLVGDGFRVQSVLPGGTRSLNNKISPFILMDYGAPSYFPPTNKPRGVDQHPHKGFETVTVVYQGELEHRDSTGSQGKLAPGDVQWMTAAAGIVHEEKHETEFSKRGGKVEMAQLWVNLPKAYKNNKPGYQNLTKAEIPVIDLGEGSFVRVIAGEFNGTKGAAKTFSPVNVLDVQLKKGDKLDVTFPQHFNTAVVMMRGEADFNGNAAKGVETVLFEHDGTDITVTALEDTAMLILSGEPIDEPIFAYGPFVMNTEDEIKEAINDYNAGKMGFLN, from the coding sequence ATGAAAACAACAAAACATGTAAGTCAGATTTTAATAGCGCCGGCCCCCCACCTGGTGGGCGACGGATTCAGGGTACAGAGTGTTTTGCCTGGTGGCACACGCTCGCTGAACAATAAGATCAGCCCCTTTATACTGATGGACTATGGCGCGCCATCCTACTTCCCCCCTACCAACAAACCACGTGGGGTGGATCAGCATCCGCATAAAGGATTTGAAACCGTAACGGTTGTATACCAGGGCGAACTGGAACACCGTGATTCTACCGGCAGCCAGGGAAAACTAGCTCCTGGTGATGTACAGTGGATGACTGCGGCTGCAGGAATCGTGCATGAAGAAAAACATGAAACGGAATTTAGTAAACGTGGCGGCAAGGTAGAAATGGCCCAGCTATGGGTAAATCTTCCCAAAGCTTATAAAAACAACAAACCTGGTTATCAGAACCTGACAAAAGCAGAGATCCCGGTGATTGATCTGGGAGAAGGCAGCTTTGTGAGAGTGATTGCCGGTGAGTTCAACGGTACCAAGGGCGCTGCTAAAACTTTTTCACCTGTTAACGTACTTGATGTGCAGTTGAAAAAAGGCGATAAACTCGATGTTACTTTTCCACAGCATTTTAATACTGCCGTGGTGATGATGCGCGGCGAAGCTGATTTTAACGGCAACGCAGCCAAAGGAGTAGAAACCGTTTTGTTTGAACATGATGGTACAGATATTACGGTTACTGCGCTGGAAGATACAGCTATGCTGATTTTGAGCGGAGAGCCGATTGATGAACCCATTTTCGCTTATGGTCCTTTTGTAATGAATACAGAAGATGAGATCAAAGAAGCAATCAACGATTACAACGCCGGAAAAATGGGCTTTTTAAACTAA
- a CDS encoding helix-turn-helix domain-containing protein, with product MAEKRENIGIVSLPAYANIDPTFVVSGLCELGNTFFSQVGVPHRHDFYTIYWIKKGKLLHTIDTVIHEVKKNTLFFLAPGQVHNLQMSERVDGYMIAFQDAFMCLKDQTQISGINSGLFFNNQFSSIITPNAEQAMDIEAIVRLMQKELTMREPEYETALHGLLRYFLVLASRIKGENLAISPEQHAVHNSSIFLKFKNLIEEKYQELKTVSDYAAILHIKPVLLNEISKQLSGITAGEHIRNRVILEAQRYLYNTDLTAKEIAYKLGFDDPHYFSRFFKKYTTQSPSEFKEASRIISHQP from the coding sequence ATGGCTGAGAAACGTGAAAATATCGGGATAGTTTCATTACCGGCATACGCCAATATTGATCCTACTTTTGTGGTGTCTGGCCTATGTGAACTGGGCAACACCTTTTTTAGCCAGGTAGGCGTACCCCACCGGCACGACTTTTACACCATTTATTGGATCAAGAAAGGTAAGCTGTTGCATACCATTGATACCGTAATACATGAAGTAAAGAAAAATACCCTGTTTTTCCTGGCTCCCGGCCAGGTACACAACCTGCAAATGAGCGAAAGAGTGGATGGTTATATGATCGCTTTTCAGGATGCGTTCATGTGTTTGAAAGACCAGACACAGATTTCGGGCATTAACTCCGGCCTCTTTTTCAATAACCAGTTTAGCAGTATCATTACGCCTAATGCAGAACAGGCCATGGATATAGAAGCCATTGTGCGCCTGATGCAGAAAGAACTGACCATGCGTGAGCCGGAATATGAAACGGCGCTGCATGGCCTGCTACGTTACTTCCTGGTGCTGGCTTCCCGTATCAAGGGTGAAAACCTGGCTATCTCCCCCGAACAACATGCAGTGCATAACAGTTCTATCTTCCTGAAATTTAAAAACCTGATTGAAGAAAAATACCAGGAATTAAAAACGGTATCTGATTATGCGGCTATCCTGCATATCAAACCGGTGTTGCTGAATGAGATCAGCAAGCAACTATCCGGTATTACAGCCGGAGAGCATATCCGTAACCGCGTGATCCTGGAGGCACAAAGGTATTTGTATAATACAGACCTTACTGCCAAAGAAATAGCCTACAAGCTCGGTTTTGACGATCCACACTATTTTAGCCGCTTTTTTAAGAAATATACCACCCAAAGCCCTTCTGAATTCAAGGAGGCTTCCCGCATAATCAGCCACCAACCTTAA
- a CDS encoding segregation/condensation protein A translates to MSEQVTYKIKLPQFEGPFDLLLFFIERDELDIYNIPITTITNEFLDYVHHIETLNIELASEFILFVSTLMRIKAKMLIPRKEVDEQGNEIDPRMELIDKILEYKRYKLAAAELAELEADRMLHIKRGNIAKELAEIGEVTSEGTEVQTLTLFKLAKTFEKVMLRVKERDNKPQHVVYKYDYTMEGSRMYMEELARAERTLAFEKIFDHCKDRVHAIFLFLSMLELVQMKHMGIMVGEGRNNFIIEYIDPADREEEPAGTLIDG, encoded by the coding sequence GTGAGCGAGCAAGTCACCTATAAAATCAAATTACCGCAATTTGAAGGTCCTTTTGATCTGTTGCTGTTCTTCATAGAACGGGATGAGCTGGATATTTATAATATTCCCATTACGACCATTACGAATGAGTTCCTGGATTATGTACACCATATAGAAACATTGAATATTGAACTCGCCAGCGAGTTCATCCTGTTTGTATCCACCCTGATGCGTATTAAGGCAAAGATGCTGATACCACGTAAAGAAGTGGATGAACAGGGTAATGAGATTGATCCGCGTATGGAACTCATCGACAAGATCCTTGAGTATAAACGCTACAAGCTGGCAGCAGCAGAGCTGGCAGAACTGGAAGCAGACCGTATGCTGCATATCAAGCGCGGCAACATTGCAAAGGAGCTGGCTGAAATCGGTGAAGTGACCAGTGAAGGTACGGAGGTACAGACCCTCACGCTGTTTAAACTGGCTAAAACCTTTGAAAAGGTAATGCTGCGCGTGAAGGAACGTGATAATAAACCCCAACATGTGGTGTACAAGTACGATTACACCATGGAAGGTTCCAGGATGTATATGGAAGAACTGGCCCGCGCAGAAAGAACCCTGGCCTTTGAAAAGATATTTGATCACTGTAAAGACCGGGTGCACGCCATTTTCCTGTTTCTCAGCATGCTGGAACTGGTACAAATGAAGCACATGGGCATTATGGTGGGAGAAGGACGGAACAATTTCATCATTGAATACATAGATCCTGCCGATAGGGAGGAAGAACCTGCGGGGACTTTAATAGATGGCTGA